One genomic window of Camelina sativa cultivar DH55 chromosome 5, Cs, whole genome shotgun sequence includes the following:
- the LOC104785484 gene encoding WAT1-related protein At2g39510-like, with product MALETWKPFLTVVSLQFGYAGLSIIAKFALNQGMSPHVLAAYRHIVATIFIAPFAFFLDRKIRPKMTLPIFFKILLLGLLEPTIDQNLYYTGMKYTSATFTAAMTNVLPAFAFIMAWIFRLEKVNVRKIHSQAKILGTIVTVGGAMLMTVVKGPMIPLPWANPNDIHQDASNPGVKQDLTKGALLIAVGCICWAGFINLQAITLKSYPVELSMTAYICFMGSLESTIVALYIERGNPSAWAIQLDSKLLAAVYGGIICSGIGYYVQGVIMKTRGPVFVTAFNPLSMVIVAILGSIILAEVMFLGRILGAIVIVLGLYSVLWGKSKDEPSSPFPDMDRELPLSSPQIVTFSSKANAEIDTNHASVVFTRPNTNESV from the exons ATGGCTTTAGAAACATGGAAGCCATTCCTAACTGTTGTTTCTCTACAATTCGGATATGCCGGACTGTCGATCATAGCCAAATTTGCTTTGAACCAAGGCATGAGCCCTCACGTTCTAGCTGCTTATCGCCATATCGTCGCTACAATTTTCATTGCTCCATTTGCCTTTTTCTTGGATAG AAAAATACGGCCGAAGATGACACTACCCATCTTCTTCAAGATATTGTTGCTTGGGTTATTGGA ACCAACAATTGATCAGAACTTATACTACACTGGCATGAAGTACACTTCGGCGACTTTCACAGCTGCAATGACCAATGTTCTGCCTGCCTTTGCCTTTATTATGGCGTGGATCTTCAG ACTTGAGAAGGTTAACGTCAGGAAAATACACAGCCAAGCCAAGATTCTAGGGACAATTGTGACAGTTGGTGGAGCAATGCTTATGACTGTTGTGAAAGGACCTATGATTCCTTTGCCTTGGGCTAATCCTAACGACATTCATCAAGACGCATCCAATCCCGGAGTCAAACAAGATCTTACTAAAGGCGCACTCCTTATCGCTGTGGGTTGCATCTGCTGGGCCGGTTTTATCAATCTCCAA GCAATCACGCTTAAGTCATACCCGGTAGAGCTATCCATGACAGCTTACATATGCTTTATGGGGTCTCTTGAAAGCACTATTGTGGCACTTTATATTGAAAGGGGAAATCCTTCTGCTTGGGCTATCCAATTGGATTCCAAGTTACTAGCTGCTGTTTATGGT GGGATAATATGTTCAGGGATTGGTTACTACGTTCAAGGAGTAATAATGAAAACTCGAGGACCAGTGTTTGTGACTGCCTTCAATCCATTGAGCATGGTCATTGTTGCGATCTTGGGGTCTATAATCCTTGCTGAGGTTATGTTCCTTGGGAG gATTCTTGGAGCAATAGTGATTGTTCTTGGACTCTATTCAGTTTTGTGGGGCAAAAGCAAAGACGAACCATCTTCACCATTTCCCGACATGGACAGGGAACTCCCACTTAGTAGTCCACAAATTGTGACATTCTCGTCGAAAGCAAATGCAGAAATTGACACAAACCATGCAAGTGTTGTTTTCACGAGACCGAACACCAATGAATCAGTCTAA
- the LOC104788883 gene encoding F-box/kelch-repeat protein At3g16740-like produces MDYKVCSVRFDLHGIHKEDDDDGSVVDVVPSIKPVDKLINHIEISKVLHCDGLLLCVYKDKTKLVVWNPYLGQTRVIEPKDAFHRLDRYALGYDKYKKSYKILRFVDNNLRGNPVFAYQVYDLNSNSWSVLDVNPDWDVEFYRSGVSLKGNTYFFAKQKIGVDGEAEVDDFLLCFDYTDERFGPRLHVPFHSYLTEDTVTLSSLGEEKLAVLYQSLDTCEMQIWVTTKIEPKAVSWNKLFLAVDMSSPTGFQLQVAGSFFIDEEKNLAVVFDLDKFLRFKIAYLIGEGGYFRQVGLGEAVNMEEYPYGCPLVCSYVPSLVCINQSLLLSGKRKER; encoded by the coding sequence ATGGACTATAAGGTTTGTTCAGTGAGATTTGATCTCCACGGAATACACAaggaagacgacgacgatgGCTCTGTTGTTGACGTTGTTCCATCTATTAAACCGGTTGATAAGCTGATCAATCATATCGAGATATCTAAAGTGTTACACTGtgacggtttgttgttatgTGTGTACAAAGACAAGACGAAGCTAgtggtttggaacccgtatTTGGGTCAAACCAGGGTGATCGAGCCCAAAGACGCTTTCCACAGATTGGATAGGTATGCTCTCGGATACGACAAATACAAGAAATCCTACAAAATATTGAGGTTCGTGGATAATAACTTGCGCGGAAACCCCGTTTTTGCTTACCAAGTCTACGATCTAAACTCCAACTCGTGGAGTGTTCTTGACGTCAATCCCGACTGGGATGTAGAGTTTTATAGATCCGGCGTGTCGTTGAAGGGAAACACTTACTTTTTCGCTAAACAGAAAATAGGAGTTGATGGAGAGGCAGAGGTGGATGATTTCTTACTCTGCTTTGACTATACAGATGAGAGATTTGGACCACGTCTCCATGTTCCATTTCACTCTTATCTGACTGAGGACACCGTGACTCTATCTTCTCTTGGGGAAGAGAAGCTTGCAGTGTTATATCAGAGCTTGGATACTTGTGAGATGCAGATATGGGTTACGACTAAGATTGAGCCCAAGGCGGTGTCTTGGAACAAGTTGTTCTTAGCTGTTGATATGAGCTCACCCACTGGTTTTCAGTTGCAGGTTGCTGGGAgcttcttcattgacgaggagaagaatcTCGCGGTGGTTTTTGATTTAGACAAATTTCTTCGCTTTAAAATAGCTTACCTAATTGGAGAGGGTGGTTATTTTAGACAAGTGGGTCTCGGTGAAGCTGTTAATATGGAAGAATATCCCTACGGTTGCCCACTCGTGTGCTCTTATGTGCCAAGTTTAGTGTGCATCAACCAAAGCCTCCTACTGTCGGGCAAAAGGAAAGAACGATAA
- the LOC104785486 gene encoding LOW QUALITY PROTEIN: DNA-directed RNA polymerase V subunit 1-like (The sequence of the model RefSeq protein was modified relative to this genomic sequence to represent the inferred CDS: inserted 2 bases in 2 codons; substituted 1 base at 1 genomic stop codon), with translation MEEESSSSEILEGEIVGITFALASNHEICVASISESSINHASQLSNPFLGLPLEFGRCESCGATEPDKCEGHFGYIQLPVPIYHPAHVNELKQMLSLLCLKCLKIKKAKSTSGGLAERLLGVCCEEAANISIRDRSSDGASYLELKLPSRSRLQAGCWNFLERYGYRYGSNYTRPLLAREVKEILRRIPEETKKKLTAKGHIPQEGYILEYLPLPPNCLSVPDVSDGFSSMSVDPSRIELKDVLKKVIAITSSRSGETNFESHQAEANGMFRVVDTYLQVRGTAKATRNIDMRYGVSKISDSSSSKAWTEKMRTLFIRKGSGFSSRSVITGDAYRDVNEVGIPIEIAQRITFEERVSVHNISYLQELVDNKLCLSYTQGSTTYSLRDGAKEHTVLKPGQVVHRRVMDGDVVFINRPPTTHKHSLQALRVYVHEDNTVKINPLMCSPLSADFDGDCVHLFYPQSLSAKAEVMELFSVEKQLLSSHTGQLILQMGCDSLLSLRVMLERVFLDKATAQQLAMYGSLSLPPPALRKSSKSGPAWTVFQILQLAFPERLTCKGDRFMVDGSDLLRFDFGVDAMASXINGIVTSIFLEKGPKEALGFFDSLQPLLMESLFAEGFSVSLEDLSMSRADMVSRLRLSYEDELQLENSIHKVKEVAANFMLKSYSMRNLIDIKSNSAINKLVQQTGFLGLQLSDKKKFYTKTLVEDMALFCKRKYGRISSSGDFGIVKGCFFHGLDPYEEIXHSIAAREVIVRSSRGLAEPGTLFKNLMAVLRDIVITNDGTVRNTCSNSVVQFKYGVDSEHGHQGLFEAGEPVGVLAATAMSNPAYKAVLDSTPNSNSSWELMKEVLLCKVNFQNTTNDRRVILYLNECHCGKRFCQENAAYTVRNKLKKVSLKDTAVEFLVEYRKQQTISEIFGIDSCLHGHIHLNKTLLQDWNISMQDILQKCEDIINSRGQKKKKKATDDFKRTSLSASECCSFRDPCGSKDSDMPCLMFSYNATDPDLEIILDVLCNTIYPVLLDTVIKGDPRICSANIIWHSSDMTTWIRNRHASRRGEWVLDVTVEKSAVKQSGDAWRVVIDSCLSVLHLIDTKRSIPYSIKQVQELLGLSCAFEQAVQRLXASVRMVSRGVLKEHIILLANNMTCSGNMLGFNSGGYKALTRSLNIKAPFAEATLITPRRCFEKAAEKCHKDSLSTVVGSCSWGKRVDVGTGSQFELLWNQKETGLDNQEETDVYGFLQMVKSTTNADAYVSSPGFDVTEEEMAEWAESPERDSALGEPKFEDSAEFQTIYEEGQPSGSNWEKSSSSSWDNGCSGGPEWGVSKNTGGEADPESNWEKTTHVEKEDAWSGWNTKKDAQESSKSDSGGAWGLKTKDDDANTTPNWETRPAHTDSIVPENSEPSSDVWGLKSVSDKSWEKKNWGTESAPAAWGSTDAAVWGSSSKMNSETESDAAAWGSKDKKNSYIGSGAGVLGPWNKKSLETESDSATWGSSDKTKSGAAAWSSWDRKNMETDAWGSQVKKKSDTESGPAAWGAWDTKKSETESGLAGWGTADKKNSETESGPAAWGSWGQPSPTAADNDTNEDDGNPWVSLKETKSRENDDKERIQWGNPAKKFPSNGSHGGWSNGGGADWKGKRNHTPRPPRSEDNLAPMFTATRQRLDSFTSEEQELLSDVEPVMRTLRKIMHLSGYPDGDPISDDDKTFVLEKILNFHPEKEKKLGSGVDFITVDKHTTFSDSRCFFVVSTDGTKQDFSYRKSLNNYLMTTYPDRAEEFIDKYFPKPRQTQAQSPSQAQAHSPSQTQAQSQSSSQNQTQTPSPSQTQAQSPSQTQSPSQTQT, from the exons aTGGAGGaagaatcttcttcatcagaaatTCTAGAAGGAgagattgttggaatcacattTGCCCTTGCAAGTAACCATGAAATC TGTGTAGCATCGATTAGtgaatcctcaatcaatcaTGCCAGTCAACTCTCTAACCCCTTCTTGGGGTTGCCTCTGGAGTTTGGCAGGTGTGAATCGTGCGGTGCGACAGAGCCAGATAAATGTGAAG GTCATTTCGGTTATATTCAGCTTCCAGTGCCAATATACCATCCTGCTCATGTTAATGAACTGAAACAAATGCTGAGCCTTCTGTGCTTGAAATGTCTGAAGATAAAGAAGGCAAAG AGCACAAGTGGTGGTCTGGCGGAGCGCTTATTAGGTGTCTGTTGTGAG GAAGCTGCAAACATCTCAATCAGAGATAGATCATCGGATGGGGCCTCATATCTAGAACTGAAGCTCCCATCTAGGTCAAGACTGCAGGCGGGTTGCTGGAATTTCCTGGAAAGATATGGTTACCGCTATGGAAGCAACTACACGCGGCCCCTGTTGGCAAGAGAG GTAAAGGAAATTCTAAGACGGATccctgaagaaacaaaaaagaaactcacaGCAAAGGGACATATTCCTCAAGAAGGATACATATTGGAATATCTTCCACTCCCGCCTAACTGTTTGTCAGTGCCAGATGTTTCTGATGGTTTCAGCTCCATGTCAGTG GATCCTTCCAGAATTGAGCTAAAAGACGTTCTTAAGAAAGTGATAGCCATAACAAGCTCTAGGTCTGGCGAGACAAACTTTGAGTCGCATCAAGCTGAAGCCAATGGAATGTTTAGAGTGGTGGATACCTATCTGCAGGTTAGGGGTACTGCCAAAGCAACAAGAAACATTGACATGAGATACGGGGTGTCTAAGATCTCGGATAGTTCATCTTCAAAAGCTTGGACAGAAAAAATGAGAACACTTTTCATCCGAAAGGGTTCAGGTTTCTCTTCCCGTAGCGTCATCACTGGAGATGCGTACAGAGATGTGAATGAGGTAGGCATCCCAATTGAAATTGCGCAGAGAATCACTTTTGAGGAAAGGGTTAGTGTCCACAACATAAGTTATCTACAAGAGTTAGTAGACAACAAGTTGTGTTTGAGTTATACTCAAGGTTCGACGACCTATTCTTTAAGGGATGGAGCCAAGGAGCACACTGTGCTTAAACCTGGGCAGGTTGTTCATCGCAGGGTCATGGATGGGGATGTTGTGTTTATCAACCGACCCCCGACGACACATAAGCATTCTCTTCAAGCGCTTCGGGTGTATGTTCATGAAGATAACACCGTGAAGATTAACCCTCTGATGTGTAGTCCCCTCAGTGCTGATTTTGATGGTGATTGTGTCCATCTGTTCTACCCACAGTCACTTAGTGCTAAGGCAGAGGTTATGGAGCTCTTCTCTGTGGAGAAGCAACTGCTTAGCTCCCATACTGGACAGCTGATTTTGCAGATGGGTTGTGATTCTTTACTGTCTTTGAGGGTTATGCTGGAGCGGGTGTTTCTGGACAAGGCAACTGCTCAACAGTTAGCTATGTATGGCTCTCTGTCTCTGCCACCACCAGCACTAAGGAAGTCCAGTAAATCTGGCCCAGCTTGGACAGTTTTTCAGATTCTACAGCTTGCCTTTCCAGAGCGTCTGACCTGCAAAGGTGACAGATTCATGGTTGATGGAAGTGATTTGCTGAGGTTTGATTTCGGGGTTGATGCGATGGCAT TCATCAATGGCATTGTAACTTCAATCTTTCTGGAGAAGGGTCCAAAGGAGGCACTTGGATTCTTCGACTCGCTACAACCTCTTTTGATGGAAAGTCTTTTTGCTGAGGGATTTAGTGTAAGTTTGGAAGACTTATCCATGTCTAGGGCAGACATGGTGTCTCGCTTGAGATTATCATATGAAGATGAATTGCAACTAGAGAACAGCATCCACAAAGTGAAGGAAGTGGCTGCTAACTTTATGCTTAAGTCATATTCCATGCGGAACTTGATCGACATCAAGAGTAACTCAGCAATCAACAAGCTGGTGCAGCAGACAGGCTTCTTGGGTCTTCAGCTTTCTGACAAGAAGAAATTCTACACGAAGACTCTGGTAGAGGACATGGCTCTCTTTTGTAAGAGAAAGTACGGCAGGATTTCTTCATCTGGCGATTTTGGAATAGTGAAGGGCTGCTTCTTTCATGGGCTGGATCCGTATGAAGAGA TTCATTCAATTGCAGCAAGGGAGGTTATTGTTCGCTCTTCAAGGGGGTTAGCTGAGCCTGGAACTCTCTTTAAGAATCTGATGGCTGTTCTTCGGGATATCGTGATTACAAACGATGGAACTGTAAGAAACACCTGTAGTAACTCAGTCGTTCAGTTCAAATATGGAGTTGATTCTGAACATGGACATCAAGGTCTTTTTGAGGCGGGAGAACCTGTTGGAGTATTGGCAGCTACTGCCATGTCAAATCCTGCGTATAAGGCAGTGCTTGATTCCACTCCAAATAGTAATTCATCATGGGAGCTAATGAAG GAAGTTCTGCTCTGCAAAGTCAATTTCCAAAACACTACTAATGATCGGCGCGTAATTCTATATTTGAATGAATGCCATTGTGGAAAAAGGTTTTGCCAGGAAAATGCTGCTTACACAGTCAGGAACAAGCTGAAGAAAGTTAGTCTTAAAGATACTGCCGTGGAATTCCTCGTCGA ATACAGAAAGCAACAAACTATATCAGAAATTTTTGGAATTGATTCATGCCTACATGGCCATATTCATCTTAATAAG ACATTGTTGCAAGATTGGAACATCAGTATGCAGGATATCCTTCAAAAGTGTGAGGATATAATTAATTCACgaggacaaaagaaaaagaagaaagctacTGACGACTTCAAGAGAACAAGTTTGTCTGCCAG TGAGTGCTGCTCTTTCCGAGATCCTTGTGGGAGCAAAGATTCAGATATGCCTTGTTTGATGTTCTCCTACAATGCCACCGATCCTGATCTAGAAATAATTCTTGATGTTCTTTGCAATACAATTTACCCGGTTCTGCTGGATACAGTGATCAAAG GTGATCCACGGATTTGCTCAGCAAATATAATCTGGCATAGTTCAGACATGACAACGTGGATCCGGAATCGTCATGCATCCCGCCGGGGGGAATGGGTTTTGGATGTCACTGTTGAAAAATCTGCTGTCAAGCAAAGTGGTGATGCATGGAGGGTTGTGATAGACTCATGTCTTTCAGTGCTTCATCTGATAGACACAAAACGGTCAATCCCTTATTCTATAAAGCAAGTGCAAGAATTGCTTGGGTTATCCTGTGCTTTTGAACAAGCAGTACAG CGTCTATAAGCTTCAGTGAGAATGGTCTCCAGAGGAGTCTTGAAAGAACACATCATTCTCCTAGCAAACAACATGACTTGTTCAGGGAATATGTTGGGTTTCAATTCTGGAGGTTACAAAGCTTTGACCCGATCCTTAAACATTAAGGCTCCATTCGCAGAAGCAACTCTGATT ACACCAAGAAGATGTTTTGAGAAAGCGGCTGAGAAATGTCATAAAGATTCTCTATCAACAGTCGTTGGGTCTTGTTCTTGGGGAAAACGCGTGGATGTTGGTACAGGTTCACAGTTTGAGCTTCTATGGAACCAAAAAGAG ACTGGTCTAGATAATCAAGAAGAAACAGATGTGTACGGCTTCCTCCAAATGGTCAAATCCACGACAAATGCAGATGCATATGTGTCTTCCCCTGGTTTTGATGTTACAGAGGAAGAAATGGCTGAATGGGCTGAATCGCCTGAGCGAGACTCTGCCCTTGGAGAGCCTAAATTTGAGGACAGTGCCGAGTTCCAAACTATATATGAAGAAGGCCAGCCATCAGGATCCAACTGGGAGAAAAGCTCTTC TTCTTCGTGGGATAATGGTTGCAGTGGTGGCCCAGAATGGGGAGTCTCAAAAAACACAGGGGGTGAGGCAGACCCGGAGTCTAATTGGGAAAAGACTACACATGTTGAGAAGGAAGATGCTTGGTCTGGTTGGAACACTAAAAAAGATGCTCAAGAATCTTCCAAGTCAGATTCAGGGGGTGCTTGGGGCTTAAAGACAAAGGAtgatgatgcaaatacaacaccAAACTGGGAAACAAGACCAGCTCATACAGATTCTATTGTCCCAGAAAATAGTGAGCCGTCTTCTGACGTTTGGGGACTCAAATCTGTTTCAGACAAATCATGGGAGAAAAAGAACTGGGGAACTGAATCAGCTCCTGCTGCATGGGGTTCAACAGATGCTGCTGTTTGGGGTTCTAGTAGCAAAATGAACTCGGAAACTGAATCAGATGCTGCTGCTTGGGGTTCTAAGGACAAAAAGAATTCTTACATTGGGTCAGGTGCTGGTGTTTTGGGTCCCTGGAACAAAAAGAGCTTGGAAACTGAGTCAGATAGTGCTACTTGGGGTTCTAGTGACAAAACTAAATCAGGTGCTGCTGCATGGAGTTCTTGGGACAGAAAAAACATGGAAACTGATGCTTGGGGTTCCCAGGTCAAAAAGAAATCTGACACTGAGTCAGGTCCTGCTGCTTGGGGTGCTTGGGACACAAAGAAATCGGAAACTGAATCAGGTCTTGCTGGTTGGGGTACCGCGGACAAAAAGAATTCGGAAACTGAATCAGGTCCTGCTGCTTGGGGTTCTTGGGGACAGCCAAGTCCCACTGCAGCAGACAATGATACcaatgaagatgatggaaaTCCGTGGGTTTCCTTGAAGGAGACCAAAAGTAGAGAGAATGATGATAAAGAGAGAATCCAGTGGGGAAATCCAGCCAAGAAATTTCCATCTAATGGCTCACATGGTGGCTGGTCCAATGGTGGTGGTGCAGACTGGAAAGGAAAAAGGAACCATACTCCTAGGCCACCAAGATCTGAGGATAATTTGGCTCCCATGTTTACAGCAACGAGACAGCGCTTGGACTCATTCACCTCTGAGGAGCAAGAGCTTCTCTCAGATGTTGAGCCAGTCATGAGGACTCTCAGGAAAATAATGCATCTGTCTGG GTACCCTGATGGAGACCCAATTTCTGATGATGACAAGACGTTTGTCCTGGAGAAGATTTTGAACTTCCATCccgaaaaagagaaaaagctcGGCTCTGGTGTTGATTTCATCACG GTTGATAAGCACACCACATTCTCAGATAGCAGGTGCTTCTTTGTTGTTTCAACTGATGGGACCAAACAGGACTTTTCATACAGAAAATCCCTAAACAACTATTTGATGACGACATACCCCGACCGCGCTGAAGAATTCATAGACAAATACTTTCCGAAACCTCGGCAGACTCAAGCTCAGTCTCCATCTCAGGCTCAGGCTCATTCTCCATCTCAGACTCAGGCTCAGTCTCAGTCTTCGTCTCAGAATCAGACTCAGACTCCATCTCCGTCTCAGACTCAGGCTCAATCTCCCTCTCAGACTCAGTCCCCGTCCCAGACTCAGACATAA
- the LOC104788884 gene encoding tryptophan--tRNA ligase, cytoplasmic-like, protein MVNIDWIDQSLIDRVKRLTCREPHVFLRRGVFFAHRYFNEILDSYERGEKFYLYTGRGPSSEALHLGHLIPFMFTKYLQEAFNVPLVIQLTDDEKFMWKNLTVEETQRLARENAKDIIACGFDVTKTFIFSKMGTLYENVAKISPCVTDNKAAPCFPTSFPHLFPGMDKLRCLIPCAIDQDPYFRMTRDVAPRLGYSKPALIESSFFPALQGLSGKMSASDPNSAIYVTDTAEDIKNKINRYAYTGGRDKEKDQKQHRSDLEKDIPFKYLSFFLEDDSELDYIRKEYGNEEKLTDDEKENGKKKDVDWSCKEATHRSLDRNS, encoded by the exons atggTAAATATTGATTG GATCGACCAGTCACTGATCGATCGTGTTAAAAGACTGACTTGTCGTGAGCCACACGTTTTCCTCCGCCGTGGTGTCTTCTTCGCCCACAGGTATTTCAATGAGATTCTTGACTCGTATGAGAGAGGAGAAAAGTTCTATCTCTACACTGGAAGAGGACCTTCTTCAGAAGCTTTGCACTTGGGCCATTTGATTCCTTTCATGTTTACCAA ATACTTGCAAGAAGCTTTCAATGTTCCCCTTGTTATACAGCTAACGGATGATGAAAAATTCATGTGGAAGAACTTAACGGTGGAGGAAACTCAAAGACTTGCCAGGGAAAATGCCAAAGATATCATTGCTTGTGGATTCGATGTAACTAAGACCTTCATCTTCTCTAAAATGGG TACTCTGTATGAAAATGTAGCCAAGATTTCACCATGCGTAACAGATAATAAG GCAGCTCCATGTTTCCCTACCTCATTTCCTCACTTGTTCCCTGGAATGGACAAGCTCCGTTGCTTGATTCCTTGTGCAATTGACCag GATCCTTACTTTAGAATGACTCGTGATGTTGCACCTCGGTTAGGATATAGCAAGCCTGCTCTAATTGAGTCATCATTTTTTCCAGCTCTGCAG GGACTGAGTGGAAAAATGTCTGCTAGTGATCCAAATTCCGCTATCTATGTAACTGATACCGCAGAGGACATTAAAAACAAG ATAAATAGATATGCATATACTGGTGGGAGAGACAAGGAGAAAGACCAAAAACAACACAGATCAGATCTAGAG AAAGACATACCGTTCaagtatttgagtttcttcCTCGAAGATGATTCTGAACTTGATTATATTAGAAAG gAGTATGGAAACGAAGAGAAGTTGACCGATGATGAAAAAgagaatggaaaaaaaaaagatgttgacTGGAGCTGTAAAGAAGCGACTCACCGAAGTCTTGACAGAAATAGTTGA
- the LOC104785488 gene encoding uncharacterized protein LOC104785488 has translation MALEWTILAYATAAEAIMVILLTMPGPNFLRKGLAVVTRRLLKLLLAIIPFCVFLLMDIYWKYETRISCDGDSCTVSELLHYQKSIFKSQRNFLLIALALGFYWILYRVSSMVFKIEKLNQRVHRLRRDSR, from the coding sequence ATGGCTCTGGAATGGACAATCTTAGCCTACGCCACAGCGGCTGAAGCGATCATGGTCATCCTCTTGACGATGCCAGGGCCAAACTTTCTCCGCAAGGGATTAGCCGTGGTCACTCGCCGTCTCTTGAAACTGTTGTTGGCGATAATCCCATTCTGTGTATTCCTCCTCATGGATATCTACTGGAAGTACGAGACTAGAATATCATGCGATGGAGATTCCTGCACCGTTTCGGAGCTTCTCCATTACCAGAAATCTATCTTCAAGTCTCAACGTAACTTCCTCCTCATCGCTTTGGCTCTCGGTTTTTACTGGATTCTTTACCGCGTTTCGAGTATGGTCTTCAAGATCGAGAAGCTTAACCAGCGGGTCCACAGGCTCAGGAGGGACAGTAGATAA
- the LOC104785487 gene encoding F-box protein At2g39490-like, giving the protein MNELKPDILSTLPLELLLYIIGFVPFESARLIPFVSTRYRSVWNQALLVAHSHNGSIEDIFHAVSNFIDNFDEHDPSKNTRKLELHVDKSTFVSTILAPNNVMHMSFFFPDGSKKEESFCWRLEINDQIPRPVDDSSGFVVKTLCLDSVNSLTHEVVSSMVLDFSLLENLKIGGCKGLTSLTIDSPTKLLHLSISGCPKLRYLEIRAVKLKTLHYQGFLPLMKIHEHFNLTNAIFDVRQGPSLNNNALDTGPLLLIIKNSQSLTLCRWMFEELMKPSISSSWRSFQFYKLQELRWIDNSMNQENIKILISFLKLCPSIERLFVTVDLNTYSSKEVYVDAEYGSEHARVLTNLKLVKLEGSKNEDDSNDQLILALQQMVNINQPLLVLSSFSRD; this is encoded by the exons ATGAACGAACTCAAACCAGACATCCTCTCTACCTTACCACTAGAGCTTCTCCTCTATATCATTGGCTTCGTCCCTTTTGAATCCGCAAGACTTATCCCTTTCGTCTCCACACGGTATAGGTCCGTTTGGAATCAAGCCTTACTCGTCGCTCACAGCCATAACGGCTCCATCGAAGACATATTTCACGCCGTCTCTAATTTCATCGACAACTTCGACGAACACGACCCGTCTAAAAACACACGGAAGCTAGAGTTACACGTCGACAAGTCAACCTTCGTGTCCACTATTCTCGCACCTAATAACGTCATGCATATGAGCTTCTTCTTCCCTGATGGttctaagaaagaagaaagcttttgcTGGCGTCTCGAGATCAACGATCAGATTCCAAGACCTGTCGACGACTCAAGTGGTTTCGTGGTGAAGACGCTTTGTTTAGACTCGGTGAACTCGTTAACCCACGAGGTCGTTTCCTCCatggttttggatttttctttactTGAGAATCTCAAGATTGGTGGTTGCAAGGGGTTAACTTCTCTCACTATTGATTCACCAACTAAACTTCTTCACTTATCCATCTCGGGTTGCCCCAAGCTGAGATATCTCGAAATCAGAGCAGTTAAGCTCAAAACCCTTCATTACCAAGGATTTCTACCGTTGATGAAGATCCATGAACATTTCAACTTGACCAATGCGATTTTCGACGTAAGACAAGGCCCAAGCCTTAACAACAATGCTTTAGACACCGGTCCTCTCTTGCTGATCATTAAGAACTCTCAATCTCTTACACTTTGTAGATGGATGTTCGAG gAACTGATGAAACCGTCCATATCATCATCTTGGAGATCATTCCAATTCTACAAATTACAAGAACTGCGGTGGATTGATAACTCGATGAACcaagaaaacatcaaaatccTGATCTCTTTTCTCAAACTTTGTCCTTCAATTGAACGCCTCTTTGTAACT GTCGATTTGAATACTTATAGTTCAAAAGAAGTCTATGTTGATGCTGAATATGGGAGCGAGCATGCAAGAGTACTAACGAACTTAAAGCTGGTCAAATTGGAAGGATCAAAGAATGAAGACGATAGTAATGATCAACTGATATTGGCTCTACAGCAAATGGTCAACATCAATCAGCCTCTGCTTGTACTGTCTTCGTTCTCCAGAGATTGA